The Terriglobia bacterium genomic interval CAGGAAGCGGTAACGCGCATGGGTCAAGGCCGATATTGCGTTGTAGGCGCAATTCATGACGAGCTTTGTCCATAACTCACGGTCGATATTCCGGGAAATTCGACAGGGTATTCGCGCGGATTCAAACAGCCGGGCAATGCGTTCGGAATCGCTGGAGGGCCCGCCGATAACGATATCGCCGCGGCCGTTGTGTTTCAACCTGCCGGGGCCGCTCATGGCACAGGCGACATACACCACCGCAGGCAATGCGGCGATGCCTGCGGCGCGTTGCATCCGTTCGACGTTATCAACGCCATTCTGAAAACTGACCACCAGCGCTCCGGCCGCAAGATGCGAAGCCATGGCCGCGGCCGCGGTTTCCGTATCCGTTGTCTTGACGCAAAGGAAAACGATTCCGGCCTCGCGTATGGCATCGATCTCCGTCGACGCGGCAACCGGGATATATTCCTGAAAATCCGCCCGCTCGAGAAACAGGCCGTCGCGGCGGATCGCCTCGATGTGATTCGCCCGGCCGATCAGCGTGACAGAGACACCTGCCCGCGCCAGCATGCCGCCGAAGTAGCAGCCCACCGCGCCGGCGCCGACAAATGCGACACGCTCGTCATTCATCGGCTTCGGAGTACCGGCCATCGGCTTCGGAGTATCGGCCGCGTCAGGCAGGTGGGTCCGCCTGCTCCGGGCAGGCAGATTTCACTGCCGTCAAATTCCGAGATCGTGCAGCCGGCCGCTTTCAACCGCGAATGAGTGACCGGATTTCCCGCGGCCATAATCAAGTGACGCGGTGACACCGCCAGAATATTGCAGCCGAGAGTGTCGTATTCCTCTTCCGGAACATCTACCAACTCAACTCCGCGCGCAGCGAGCAACTCGAACAAAGACACCGGCAGAAGCCGTCTGTAAACGACGGCAAGATCGTCGTCCAGCAAGCTGATGAACGACATGAGATGAAGAACGTCCTGCGGACCGTTCCAATACGGAAGGCCGAAAGCAATGACTTCGACTCCGCCGGGTTTCAACAATTCCGCCAACCGCGCCACACCCGCGGCATTCGTGCGAAAGCCTCTGCCGACAAGTAGCGTGTCCGGGTCCAGCCAGACCATATCGCCGGCTTCCGCCGTTGCGGCCCCGTCGATGACTCCGAGGATGGGGACATCCCATTTTTGAAATGCGTCGGCAAAAGCCGGCCCTTCGCCGCGGCGCGCCGGCTTACCTGTTTGAAAAATCACGGCGCCCCGATCCGTGACGAGTACAGGATCGTGAGCATATAGAGAATCGGCGCCCGTACGGTCGTCCGCGGGAAGATATAAGACCTCGGCGCCCGCCGCCTGCATCAGCGCGACGAATTGCCGGTGATGTTCGGAGGCTTTCGGCAGGGACGGGAGCCGCGTGTAGTTCAGGTCGTGCCACTCCCGATCGATACGACTGAACGCCTCTTCGGGCCGCTTGACCACAACACGGCGAAGCGGCGCCACCATGCTCTGGCAGCCGGATGTCATGCGCCTCCTGGCAAAGTTTTTAGCCGCAGATGACGCGGATGACGCAGATGGGGCGCAAAAAACGAACATTTGAGGCGCCCCATCTGCGTCATCCGCGTCATCTGCGGCTAAAAGCTTTTGGCTGCTACTGCGCTGACGGGAAATGTATCGCGCGGCGCAGCGTATCGATCGTCGCGTCGGATCCGATGAACAGATTTTCCGGATAGTGCGAGTGCGCCGTCATGTTCACGTAAATCGGATCCGCGGTGTATGTGTTCAGAGACATGCCCGCCAGATATTGCAACCGCATGTTGCGGTCGCGGTTGATCATGGCATCCTCTGTCCAGGGCTTGAGATCGGCCACATTGCCAGCATAAGTTGCCATCAAATCGGTCGCCGAATTGATCCCGATCTCCTTCAACGATTGAGCCATCGCCGCATATTCCGGGCTGTCGAGCTTCTTCTGCAGTTTGTCGACATCGATCTTGGTCGGTTCGACCTGCCCGAGCAGGACAACATCATATCCCTGGCCGTTGACCGTGTTTGCGAACACCATTCCGTTGGGGAAGGCCTCGAGGAAGGTCGCAATCTCGCTCTTCACAGCCGCTTCGTTGCTTTCATAAAGCTGCACAAACTGCGTCACCACTCCACCCGGGTTCAGGTGCTGTTTGGCGATTTCGAAGAACTCGCGCGTGTAGAGGGCGGCCGCGCCCTTGACCCAGGGATCCAGGGGATCGGACGTGATGCCGTCGAATTTTTCCTTGGATGTCAGCAGATAGTGACGGCCGTCGTCGATGCGAACTTCGACTTTCGGGTTCCGGATAACGTCGAAGTTATGTTCCGCGAAATGCGTGGACACCACCTTCGGCACCAGCGGCTCGATCTCGGCAATCGTTTCTTTCTGCAGGTGAGGCTCGATGCTGACGGCGCCGGCCGTCACGCCGGCTCCGCAGCCGATGACGAGAACACGATGCGGGTTTTCCGGAATCAGCGTCGTGAGGTGTCCGAGCATCCGCTGGAGTCTCATGTCGGCCGGATCGCTCGAAGCCTGCACTTTTCCCGCATTGTGATAGTTGCGAATTCCGTCCGGCAGATCCGAAACGGCCACCGAAGCCGTCAAGCCTTCACCCATATAGATGAGCTTATTCGTGGCGCCGCGCACGGCGGCAAAACGGCCGTATTCGACCAGGCGGGCCGGCAGCGGATGGACTGTCGCTGCCAGCAACTCGGTATAACCAGCCAGGATAAGGATTGAAACTGCCAGTGAATACTTCGAAAGCTTCCTTCCCGATTCGGCGCCGAATGCCGTCGCCCCCGATGCGAATAGCGCAGA includes:
- a CDS encoding 2-dehydropantoate 2-reductase yields the protein MNDERVAFVGAGAVGCYFGGMLARAGVSVTLIGRANHIEAIRRDGLFLERADFQEYIPVAASTEIDAIREAGIVFLCVKTTDTETAAAAMASHLAAGALVVSFQNGVDNVERMQRAAGIAALPAVVYVACAMSGPGRLKHNGRGDIVIGGPSSDSERIARLFESARIPCRISRNIDRELWTKLVMNCAYNAISALTHARYRFLTADPAMRDVMKELIREVVAVGIAAGVVLPAVEELAAAAFKLGETMATATSSTEQDITRGRLTEIDSLNGYVARRGKELGISTPVNSTVYALVKFIEQGTA
- a CDS encoding arginine deiminase family protein; the encoded protein is MTSGCQSMVAPLRRVVVKRPEEAFSRIDREWHDLNYTRLPSLPKASEHHRQFVALMQAAGAEVLYLPADDRTGADSLYAHDPVLVTDRGAVIFQTGKPARRGEGPAFADAFQKWDVPILGVIDGAATAEAGDMVWLDPDTLLVGRGFRTNAAGVARLAELLKPGGVEVIAFGLPYWNGPQDVLHLMSFISLLDDDLAVVYRRLLPVSLFELLAARGVELVDVPEEEYDTLGCNILAVSPRHLIMAAGNPVTHSRLKAAGCTISEFDGSEICLPGAGGPTCLTRPILRSRWPVLRSR